A single window of Candidatus Rhabdochlamydia oedothoracis DNA harbors:
- a CDS encoding IS110 family transposase, which translates to MGLDVSMKRTFICVLNEQGKIVHEGSEKTDPDLLADYFSKRDFQEIVVGFESGCLSHYLVTGFRKRAIDPLCMDARKLSTILALKINKTDKNDARGIAEALRSGMYTRVHCKPQDSVEKSILLVSRRALIKQQTQKYCKGLA; encoded by the coding sequence ATTGGATTAGATGTATCAATGAAAAGAACTTTTATCTGTGTATTAAATGAACAAGGTAAGATTGTCCATGAAGGTTCAGAAAAAACAGATCCTGATTTACTAGCAGATTATTTTTCCAAAAGAGATTTTCAAGAAATCGTTGTTGGCTTTGAAAGTGGATGTTTATCTCATTACCTAGTCACAGGATTTAGAAAAAGAGCTATAGATCCCCTATGTATGGATGCAAGGAAGCTGAGTACGATTCTTGCTTTGAAAATAAATAAGACAGACAAAAATGATGCACGAGGAATCGCAGAAGCCCTTCGATCAGGTATGTATACACGAGTACACTGTAAGCCCCAAGATTCAGTAGAAAAAAGCATTTTGTTAGTTTCCAGAAGAGCGCTAATTAAACAGCAAACGCAGAAATACTGTAAGGGGCTTGCTTAA
- a CDS encoding winged helix-turn-helix domain-containing protein — translation MSLILFAKDHFGICYTPSATFSLLHRLNFTYKKPKLIPGKVNEEAKKLFSQELQKLEKELAQTDQLLYLDGVHPQHNSKPSYGWYEKGSKAILLTNTGRKLINQWSLRCKALRSYNSFFRLYQCAI, via the coding sequence TTGTCGTTAATCCTATTTGCCAAAGACCACTTTGGAATATGTTATACACCATCAGCTACGTTTTCTTTACTGCACCGCTTAAACTTCACCTATAAAAAGCCTAAGCTGATTCCTGGAAAAGTGAATGAGGAAGCAAAAAAGCTTTTTTCACAAGAATTACAAAAACTAGAAAAAGAACTCGCTCAAACAGATCAACTGCTTTATCTAGATGGGGTTCATCCTCAACACAATTCCAAACCCTCTTATGGATGGTATGAAAAAGGATCTAAAGCTATATTGCTAACGAACACAGGACGTAAACTTATTAATCAATGGAGCCTTAGATGTAAAGCGCTTAGAAGTTACAACTCTTTCTTCCGACTCTATCAATGCGCAATCTAA